Part of the Coturnix japonica isolate 7356 chromosome 20, Coturnix japonica 2.1, whole genome shotgun sequence genome is shown below.
GCCACAGGACAACACCCACTGTGGGACATGGGGGTGACTCTGCCTGCGATGCCGGCAGCGCTGAGCAGCCTGGCTGTGACCCCGGCACGTTGCAGCCCTCGGCTGTGAGTCCGGGCTCCAGCACAGTGACCCCCCGGCCCAGCAGTGTGTTGGGATGCCCCTGCTCCATCCCGGCCTCTCCAAGCACCCGCTGCTGCCCTCACAACCACGTGCCCCCACCGCCAGCCCCGCTCTGagtcacacacagcagcagctcacaggcaGTGCCGGCTCTCAGCCGTGCAGCAGGGACTCAcgctgccccctccccaccgcCCCAAACCCCCTGGGAAGCAGGGACCGTGCCCAGCGCTGCCTCACATCACAGGGTCCCGGCTGTGGGAGAAGGGGACAGCAGAGTGAGCACTGCTGGGACAGCGCTGGGACAGGGAAGGATGTGCTGAAATCCCCTCCAGGTAAGCAGGGAGCGGGTCGGGTCCCGGTGTTGGATACCCAAAGTGTATTGGATGCAGGATGGAGGTCACCCCCAAAGCCAGGCGGCACCCCCTGCATGCGATTAGGACCCTGTGGCTTCACTGGGGCGGTGGCACCATGAGGTTGTCCCAGCACTTGGGGAACCGCTGCTCCCCCCCGGTGCCGGGCTTTGTTCGGCATCTCAGCCCAGCACCGAAAGGGTCCCACGCGTCACATCCCCCCTCGCACACAGCGCTGCGGGGACGCGGTGACGAAGGGCTGAGCAGGCAGTTCCCATGGCAATGTCCCGACGGTGGCTGCACTCAGCAGCCCCCCCAGCCACGGGGACACAGAGCGAGCCGGGCCCCTCCCCGACACCGCCCCTCCGTCCCCATTGCCGCCTATTGGGCGCTGCGGGTGGGCTGTTGTGGGTCCCGATCCCGCCCGCACAGCGCTGGGGACACGGAGTGCCCCCTCCCCTTTTGCTTCCCATGGGGAGATGGATCCCTCTCAGTGCTCCCCCAAACGGGCAGGGGGCACATCTGGCACCATCACCCCATgtcctgccctgtgccctgctCTGGCTCAGCCCCGTGGATGCcgtggctgtggctgtggggggGCCTCTGGTGATGCATCACTCCCCTCGTGCCCCCCCAGGTCCGATGACCACCCTGCAGCccaactgcagctgcagccgCGGCCCCAGCGTGGCACAGGGGAAGTGGTACGGGGTGCGCTCCTACCTCcacctcttctatgaggacTGCACCGGGGCTGGCCCTGATGGGGTCACAAATGAGTCTTCACCTTCCCATCCCCACGCTGTATGGCCCTCCATTATCTGGAAGGTAAGAGacccctctccctcccccacGTATTTCTTCCCTCTCATCTTGTGTTGATCCACTCATGGCACCCCAACACCTGCCATATGATCCTCTAAGCTCACCTGCTCCCATTCCTGTTCCCAGGTGTCCCTCTCCACGGGCACTCTGTTCCTGCTGGTAGGACTGGCTGCTCTGACCACGGGCTGGCTGCTGCCCCCCAGGCTGGAGGGTATCgaggaggaggagctggtggTGCTGGACGTGCAGGCCATGAGCTATAACCACATGCTGGGTGCGTGTcggctgctgggcacagcactgtgcatcACAGCGGCAGcgctgggtgctgtggggctgctctgctgcgTGCTGGGCAGAGCTTGGGGGGGGGACCaagaagaggagcagcagctgtcgcccatcctgcagagcagcacccagggcCCTGCAGTGCCCTTCGGTGCCTCCCAGCTCTGTGGGGTGCAGCCCCGGCAGGAGGTGTGAGGCTGGGagcgctgctgctgccaccaccacGTCCCAGCCTGGGACATCCCAGCATTGGACTGGAGCTCCTCACCCTGCTCCCCAACCAGCCATGGGGATGGACAGGCACAGCCTGATGCTGCTGGGTGCTTGCAGTGGGagctctgcccccagcacagcatcctgccctgcagcccctgggaTGGAGCAGACGTTCAGCGCTCACCATTGGTTTCcttcattttgctctttctggGGTGAATAAAAGCTGGGGTGAAAAAACAGCCGTGGGCTGTTCTTGCTGCTGAGGCTCAGCTCTGGGGCAATGAGTGCTGTGTATGGgggatgcacagcagcacatcacaacagggcagggctgtcacAACACAGAGGATGCACCTCCATGCACACACCCACAACAGCTGAgatcattttccttccttcagtggATACAACTGAGTACAGAccaggctgggagcagccctATGCCAACACAAGGGACTGAGCCCACCAAGGGGTCCGTGCAGCCCCCAAATGCAGCTCTCCAGCCCACAGAACCCATGAGCGTTCTTTGCTTCCCTGGGGAAAGGGGCTGCAGGGCATTAAGCACCGCGGGGCCTCTGCTCTCACATTCCTTCTGAAGGGCTGAGGGCACCATTAAGAAAATTGCTCCTCCGGAGGAAGTCAGAGCAAGTTAAAAATAACCCTGGCCCAGCTGGTAAACACGGCCACCGGCCTCATGCAAAGCACAGGGACACCACGGAGGGGCACAGTGCCCAGCAGTGTGGGATCTCCTCCTGGCCGGGCAGCCAGCCCCAGGCACACAATGGGTCAGGCTATTtccatccctgtgctgccagccGTGCTGGGAGAGCCAAGGGCAAAAGTGCACGCTGGCATtccacagccctgggcagaaggagggcagcagcacaaaggcacCAGCTGGCTCCTGCTCCTCTTCCCAcgctgctctggctgctgcgGGATGGGATAAGGCACCAGAGTCCCTGGAGGCACAGGGGGAGGAAAACGTTTAGTAACTGTTTATTTTACAGCGATAGTGTTTGTACAAATCTGCATTTACACAGGTATGTATAAGTCTGTACAGAGTCACTGGAGCACCCGAAGAGACCACCGCCTCGCTCACCCTTCCCCCAGGCAACGCAGGAACTAAAGTGCACGGTGGGCAGAGAgcagggggctgcaggagggcacGGTGCCCCACACACCCCTCGGCTGGGGGCTGAGGGCACCAGGTACTGCACTGCACAGGTGGGACCCCTACGGgacccccagcagcacctccagcttgTGACGCAGCCACCACTAACTCTGATACCACGAATTTCTAAAGTGCAAAGTCACAGCCTGCTTCCCTCACTGTTGCTGCCTTGGCAGAGGCTGCTGCCGCCCCATACTGCAGGAAAGCACTGCCTTCAGCCATGGAAACAGCCACACAGCTGCCACCAGCCCTCAGGAGAGGCACATAGAGCCCTGCTGATGGCACCACtaagcagcacagccctgagatGCCAACACAGGTGAAGGACCAGGTCCTGCTTCCCTACCTGCATCACAGAGCGAGGGCCCACGGGGCAATCCAACACTTGCATGGATGTGGTGATGAATCTGCACACAGGTGGTCGGGGACAGGAGGGTGCTGAGCCTTGCAGGCCATGGGCTTCATTCTATAAGCAGAAATCTGCAACTCTTCAACCAACATCTACTTCTCAGGTGTGCAGCCCTTGGGCACAGCACGGATGGCTTTGGGCACGAGACAGCAGGGGCAGGCAGCCGGGTGGGAACCAGTCAGGGCAGGTAAGGGCACTTGTGGGAGGTTTAGCAGTTCAGGGGGGAGGTAGAGGCATAGAGTGTCTATTGGCTTTGTGACAATGGGATACGGAGCTCTCGAGTGCAATTTGCTGCTGAGCTTTcctggcagggagcagcaaggCTGGGCCAGGTGGGGGATGCAGCATCGGGGCGGCCTTTCTGGGGAATCCCTCAGCTGTGTTATTCTGAGGGTTGTCACTGAATCCCATCAGCTCGTGGGGGAGAATTGTGACAGATGTCTGCAGCAGATTGCTGTCCTGTGCAAACTGCTTCTAACTGTAAAAACAAGCCTTTCTCTACTTTGGAGTCTGCTCCCTGAGCTGTGAAAATCAGCAGTGAGTGTTAAGGGCTCTGCTAATGCTCGGAGTGATGTGATCTGGCACAGACAGGATGAACAATGCTTGACTCACCTCACTGACCTGATACAAGaccgtgctgctgctgctgccagcagaggagCCCGCTGGACCTGCCCCCTGCATGCTGACCAGGACGCAAACAAGAAAGTGGGAATCACAAATTGTTATGCATTGGAGATGACCTCACGGCAGGGTGCTGACAGGGGCTTGGTACAGGTTTGGTTCTACTGAGAGGCTGCCTGTAAGGAAAGAGAAGGGTCAGAGCACTGGTGAATGCAAATG
Proteins encoded:
- the NRSN2 gene encoding neurensin-2, translating into MPLLHPGLSKHPLLPSQPRAPTASPALSHTQQQLTGSAGSQPCSRDSRCPLPTAPNPLGSRDRAQRCLTSQGPGCGRRGQQSEHCWDSAGTGKDVLKSPPGPMTTLQPNCSCSRGPSVAQGKWYGVRSYLHLFYEDCTGAGPDGVTNESSPSHPHAVWPSIIWKVSLSTGTLFLLVGLAALTTGWLLPPRLEGIEEEELVVLDVQAMSYNHMLGACRLLGTALCITAAALGAVGLLCCVLGRAWGGDQEEEQQLSPILQSSTQGPAVPFGASQLCGVQPRQEV